The following are encoded in a window of Carya illinoinensis cultivar Pawnee chromosome 15, C.illinoinensisPawnee_v1, whole genome shotgun sequence genomic DNA:
- the LOC122297670 gene encoding probable inactive receptor kinase At5g67200: MLRRSHPHRLFFFFFVSNASLLLSFCTLVASNRSFLTPPPPLHFARPQDALALLAFKSKADQNGNLFFSPNTSFHFCQWRGVECVKQKVVRLVLEGLDLGGVFAADTLSRLDQLRVLSLQKNSLTGLIPDLSGLVNLKALFLDHNSFTGSFPPSILSLHRLRTIDISYNNLTGPLPASLAIIDRLSYLRLEWNRFNGTVPPLNQPSLQSFNVSGNNLSGPVPVTATLVRFGPSSFSWNPNLCGEIINKECHPGSPFFGQSAPLASPPPSSSLGESAQVHGEELTHQAFRKKHKRTAVIVGFSAGVVVFICSLVCFVMALKKRNKTESSTPATASEDEAATAQAAAVMQIEQEKELEEKVKRMQGMQVAKSGSLVFCAGEAQLYTLDQLMRGSAELLGRGTIGSTYKAVLDNRLIVCVKRLDAGKLSCTSKEVFDRHMESVGGLRHPNLVPLRAYFHAKEERLLVYDYQPNGSLFSLIHGSKSTRAKPLHWTSCLKIAEDVAKGLAYIHQAWRLVHGNLKSSNVLLGPDFEACISDYCLSVLANPTSNEDNDSAACKAPETRNPAQQATSKSDVYSFGILLLELITGKTPEQLPHLVPGEMVNWVRSRREEDGFGGVDNRMEMLVEVATTCSVISAERRPTMWQVLKMLHEIKESVLMEDGELDPQTQVVP, translated from the exons ATGCTGAGGAGAAGCCATCCCCATcgactcttcttcttcttctttgtatCAAATGCCTCTCTTTTGCTGTCATTTTGCACCTTAGTTGCTTCTAACAGGAGTTTTCtcactcctcctcctcctctccacTTCGCCCGACCCCAAGATGCACTCGCTCTTCTGGCATTCAAATCCAAAGCCGATCAGAATGGTAATCTTTTCTTCTCCCCAAATACGAGCTTCCATTTCTGTCAATGGCGAGGAGTCGAATGCGTGAAACAGAAAGTTGTTCGCCTTGTCCTCGAAGGTCTAGATCTAGGTGGAGTTTTCGCTGCTGACACATTGTCTCGTCTTGACCAGCTCCGAGTCCTGAGTTTGCAGAAAAACTCGCTCACCGGACTCATTCCTGACCTCTCAGGTCTCGTTAACCTCAAAGCCCTCTTTCTTGACCATAACTCTTTCACGGGCTCTTTCCCACCTTCGATCCTATCCCTACATAGACTACGAACAATAGATATTTCCTACAATAACCTCACCGGACCGTTACCGGCCTCGCTGGCCATAATAGACCGGCTTTCCTACCTCCGTCTCGAGTGGAATCGGTTCAACGGAACCGTTCCTCCGCTCAACCAGCCCTCCCTCCAAAGTTTCAACGTCTCGGGAAACAATCTCTCCGGTCCTGTCCCAGTTACAGCTACTCTGGTACGCTTCGGTCCATCCTCGTTCTCATGGAACCCCAATCTCTGCGGCGAGATCATAAACAAGGAGTGCCATCCCGGCTCGCCCTTTTTCGGACAATCGGCGCCGTTGGCTTCTCCGCCGCCATCGTCGTCGCTCGGTGAAAGCGCGCAAGTACACGGCGAAGAGTTGACCCACCAAGCGTTTCGAAAGAAGCACAAGAGGACCGCCGTGATTGTGGGGTTCTCAGCCGGTGTTGTGGTCTTCATCTGTTCCCTTGTCTGCTTCGTGATGGCCTTGAAGAAGAGAAACAAGACAGAGTCGTCGACGCCTGCAACGGCTTCGGAGGACGAGGCGGCGACGGCTCAAGCCGCGGCGGTAATGCAGATAGAGCAAGAGAAGGAGCTGGAGGAGAAGGTGAAGAGAATGCAAGGAATGCAAGTGGCAAAGAGTGGGAGCTTGGTTTTCTGCGCAGGTGAGGCGCAGCTGTATACGCTGGACCAGCTGATGAGAGGTTCCGCAGAGTTGCTGGGAAGAGGCACCATTGGCAGCACCTACAAGGCAGTGTTGGACAACCGGCTGATTGTCTGCGTGAAGAGGCTCGACGCCGGGAAATTATCCTGCACAAGCAAGGAAGTTTTCGATCGGCACATGGAATCGGTGGGAGGACTTCGGCATCCAAATCTGGTTCCGCTTAGAGCTTATTTTCATGCAAAGGAAGAAAGGCTTCTGGTTTATGATTACCAACCCAATGGCAGTCTCTTCTCCCTCATTCACG GCTCAAAATCCACCAGGGCAAAGCCACTGCATTGGACATCATGCTTAAAAATAGCAGAGGACGTAGCCAAAGGCCTCGCTTACATCCACCAAGCATGGAGGCTCGTCCATGGCAATCTCAAGTCCTCCAACGTCCTCCTCGGCCCTGACTTCGAGGCCTGCATCTCTGACTACTGCCTCTCTGTCCTCGCCAACCCGACCTCCAACGAAGACAACGACTCCGCCGCATGCAAAGCCCCAGAAACTCGGAACCCAGCTCAGCAAGCAACCTCGAAATCCGACGTATACTCGTTTGGGATTCTGTTGCTGGAGCTCATCACCGGGAAGACACCAGAACAGCTGCCACATTTGGTGCCAGGAGAGATGGTGAATTGGGTTAGATCGAGGAGGGAAGAAGATGGTTTTGGTGGGGTAGATAATAGAATGGAAATGCTTGTGGAGGTGGCCACTACTTGTAGCGTAATCTCGGCTGAGCGGAGGCCCACTATGTGGCAGGTATTGAAAATGTTACATGAGATTAAAGAGAGTGTATTAATGGAGGACGGTGAATTGGACCCCCAAACACAGGTCGTGCCCtag
- the LOC122295993 gene encoding uncharacterized protein LOC122295993, with the protein MPNAMDRADTEMMETETGAAQLELASNTCQNDVVRGFLTLARQLIDQGKPSQALQAVVMAMRAEGGDEAVFQSLHRARELYRSRLQENAAADQLASLFAECAIAEAQPLKTGSSLNNVVVPSVLPEDAHGASILAETGRMQVVLDAFSDGSSFICLQCGGLVSNHRKEEHYAYWCCQI; encoded by the exons atgccGAATGCCATGGACCGTGCGGACACAGAAATGATGGAGACCGAGACCGGCGCCGCACAGCTGGAGCTGGCATCCAACACCTGCCAAAATGACGTAGTCAGAGGGTTCCTCACATTGGCTCGCCAACTCATCGATCAAGGAAAACCTTCCCAGGCCCTCCAAGCG GTTGTAATGGCAATGAGAGCTGAAGGTGGGGATGAAGCTGTATTTCAGTCTCTGCATCGTGCTCGTGAACTTTACAGAAGTAGACTGCAAGAAAATGCTGCTGCTGATCAGCTGGCTTCTTTGTTTGCCGAGTGTGCAATTGCTGAAGCCCAGCCTTTAAAAACTGGATCATCGTTGAATAATGTGGTTGTCCCATCAGTTTTACCAGAGGATGCCCATGGTGCTTCTATACTGGCAGAAACCGGGAGGATGCAAGTAGTGCTGGATGCATTCTCAGATGGGAGCAGCTTCATTTGCTTGCAGTGTGGGGGTCTTGTTAGTAACCATCGGAAAGAGGAGCACTATGCCTACTGGTGTTGCCAAATCTGA